The following nucleotide sequence is from Alkalihalobacillus sp. LMS39.
TCATTTACCTTTGCGATTTCTTCCATTTGTTTTTTTAAACGGTCTTCCGTTAATCCATTTGCAACTTTTAAAAACTTAGAATGATCTGTTATTGCGATATAAGAGTACCCTCTTTTCATCGCTGCTAACGCCATTTCTTCGATAGAATAGGCCCCATCACTCCAAGTTGTATGCATATGTAAATCGCCTTTTATATCTTTTAATTCAACTAAAGAATGGTCATTTTGAAATAAGTCAATTTCTCCTTGTGCTTCTCTTGCTTCAGGTGGAATATAGCGTAACCCAAAATGCTGAAAGAAACTTTCTTCTGATTCAAACGTTTTTACATCCCCTGTTTCTAGATGTTCCACACCATATTCACTTATCTTTTCACCACGCTCTTTCGCCAATTGTCTCATCGACACATTGTGGTCCTTTGAGCCGGTAAAATGGTGTAACGTTGTTGCGAATTGTTCTTTTGTCACTAATCTAAAGTCAACAGAAACTGGATACTCATATTCTAGTTCAACCGACACCTTTGTTTTTCCATTGGCAATAATATTACCGACATGCTGTAAATGAATGAGCTTTTCACGGACTATATCAATTTGTTCTGTTGCAATAATAAAGTCTAAGTCTTTAACCGTTTCACTCATCCGGCGTAGACTACCTGCTCGTGAGTAAGAATCAATTTCTTGTATTTCTGCTAATTGACGTTCAATTTCATCAGCAATCGGCAACACAAACCATATGGGAAAGCGGTCTGGACGCTTTTCCACTTCTTCTATGGCAGCCATAATTTTTTCTTCTGTTTTTTTTCCAAAGCCAGGCAATGCTTGGACTTTTTTTTCTTCACAAGCGGCTTTTAAGCTAGCTAAGTCAACAACTTTTAACTCTTGAAATAACTTCCCAATTTTTTTACCACCTAGACCTGGTAGCTTCAATAAACCAATTAATCCTTCAGGAATTTCATTTGCTAATTCCTTT
It contains:
- the polX gene encoding DNA polymerase/3'-5' exonuclease PolX, which codes for MNKKDVIKTLETIAIYMEIKGENTFKVSAYRKAAQALETDERTLEELDDPASLKGIGKGTAEVILELKQTGQSSLLKELANEIPEGLIGLLKLPGLGGKKIGKLFQELKVVDLASLKAACEEKKVQALPGFGKKTEEKIMAAIEEVEKRPDRFPIWFVLPIADEIERQLAEIQEIDSYSRAGSLRRMSETVKDLDFIIATEQIDIVREKLIHLQHVGNIIANGKTKVSVELEYEYPVSVDFRLVTKEQFATTLHHFTGSKDHNVSMRQLAKERGEKISEYGVEHLETGDVKTFESEESFFQHFGLRYIPPEAREAQGEIDLFQNDHSLVELKDIKGDLHMHTTWSDGAYSIEEMALAAMKRGYSYIAITDHSKFLKVANGLTEDRLKKQMEEIAKVNEAYPHFKIFTGIEMDILPDATLDFNDELLESIDFVIASIHSSFSQDRNTIMKRLTEAVHNHHVDMIAHPTGRIIGKRKGYDVDLQMLIELAKETDTILELNASPYRLDLSTEWLIKAKRENVKIAINTDAHHLDTLQDMHIGVGVAKKALLTKDDIVNTWSHEQLDTFLQNKTKK